The following proteins are co-located in the Streptosporangium brasiliense genome:
- a CDS encoding NAD(P)-dependent oxidoreductase translates to MKLTVFGASGRTGIHLVRQALDAGHEVTAVARQSSRLPFAEHPRLSVLRADVRSPEAIGPAVAGRDAILSALGHTGGRVPTDVCAAGARGVVRAMADTGARRLIVVSASGAFIDGGDGPATRLLVKPVLQRVLRHSFDDTRAMEEEIRATGLDWTVVRPPRLTDGPRTGRYRTSLDRNVRGGLTLSRADLADCILNRLDDPATVKAVVCVGY, encoded by the coding sequence ATGAAGCTGACGGTCTTCGGGGCGAGCGGCAGGACGGGCATCCATCTGGTCCGGCAGGCGCTCGACGCCGGGCACGAGGTGACCGCGGTGGCCCGCCAGTCGTCGCGGCTGCCGTTCGCCGAGCACCCCCGGCTGAGCGTGCTCCGCGCCGACGTGCGCTCCCCGGAGGCCATCGGCCCCGCCGTCGCCGGCCGGGACGCGATCCTGTCGGCCCTCGGCCACACGGGCGGGCGGGTCCCCACCGACGTCTGCGCCGCCGGGGCCCGGGGTGTCGTGCGCGCGATGGCGGACACCGGGGCGCGGCGGCTGATCGTGGTCAGTGCCAGCGGCGCGTTCATCGACGGCGGCGACGGGCCGGCCACCCGGCTGCTCGTCAAGCCCGTCCTGCAACGGGTCCTGCGGCACTCCTTCGACGACACGCGGGCCATGGAGGAGGAGATCCGCGCCACCGGCCTCGACTGGACCGTCGTCCGCCCGCCACGGCTGACCGACGGCCCCCGCACGGGCCGCTACCGCACCTCACTCGACCGCAACGTCCGTGGCGGCCTCACCCTCTCCCGCGCCGACCTGGCCGACTGCATCCTGAACCGCCTCGACGATCCGGCCACCGTGAAGGCCGTGGTGTGCGTGGGATACTGA
- a CDS encoding TetR/AcrR family transcriptional regulator, with product MQSTRERIVDAAAQVMRAQGLARATTKEIARTAGCSEALLYKHFRAKEDLFLAVLQERVPGRLPRLLATLADEAGQGTVEENLERVAHAAITFYQDSFPIAASIFSELRLLEGYRTAMRERGAGPQTVNTWLAAYLRAEQALGRVRPDADPEAVAALLLGACLQHAFLGHFTDTGSADDTAGRLARTLAAGL from the coding sequence GTGCAGAGCACCAGGGAGCGGATCGTCGACGCCGCCGCACAGGTCATGCGCGCCCAGGGGCTCGCCCGTGCCACCACCAAGGAGATCGCCAGAACCGCCGGCTGCTCCGAGGCGCTGCTGTACAAGCACTTCCGCGCGAAGGAGGACCTCTTCCTGGCCGTGCTGCAGGAGCGCGTGCCCGGCCGGCTCCCCCGCCTCCTGGCCACCCTGGCGGACGAGGCCGGACAGGGCACGGTCGAGGAGAACCTGGAGCGGGTCGCGCACGCCGCGATCACCTTCTACCAGGACAGCTTCCCCATCGCCGCGTCGATCTTCTCCGAGCTGCGGCTGCTGGAGGGCTACCGCACGGCGATGCGCGAGCGGGGGGCCGGGCCGCAGACCGTCAACACCTGGCTGGCCGCGTATCTCCGGGCCGAGCAGGCCCTGGGACGGGTCCGGCCGGACGCCGACCCGGAGGCGGTGGCCGCACTGCTGCTCGGAGCCTGCCTGCAGCACGCCTTCCTCGGCCACTTCACCGACACCGGGAGCGCCGACGACACCGCGGGCAGGCTCGCCCGCACCCTCGCGGCCGGCCTGTGA
- a CDS encoding FG-GAP and VCBS repeat-containing protein, with amino-acid sequence MRAAHLASAVLAPAILAALLVPASPAAAGTCSGVPSDFDGDGRADLAVAAPYTAVGGHARAGSVTVLYGTRAGRRLTQDSPGVPGEAETGDAFGSALAAGDFDGDHCADLAVGVSEEDRSRPGADGHGAVQIFHGSPAGLRPGEMIDAGDLGRRRGPDRFGAALAAGDLDGDGDDELAVGVPGLGGGGVGVYGLKGRRPQVIDQDSGWVGQDAKATDQFGAVLAAGDFDGDGRAEIAVGAPGDTFLKRNGQGSVTVLDVRRRRAALLTQDSPGIAGLGEAWDAFGAALATGDFDADGHDDLAIGVPGEGLTDDQRAMDYGDGTVDVVYGSRSGLRTATSEAWSQRSLKGEPRYFDRFGAALAAGDLNGDGDDELAVGVPGENAVQVLAGGRSGGLSRAGNVLVTGQGGDFGAALAAVPGRGLAVAAPGDGRLTLLRTAVRKGAYTGVRPAAAETLATAAGDSLFGYALTGPATSP; translated from the coding sequence ATGAGAGCCGCGCACCTCGCCTCCGCAGTCCTCGCCCCCGCGATCCTCGCCGCCCTCCTCGTCCCCGCCTCCCCCGCCGCCGCCGGGACCTGCTCCGGCGTCCCCTCCGACTTCGACGGCGACGGCCGGGCCGACCTCGCGGTCGCCGCGCCGTACACCGCCGTCGGCGGGCACGCGCGCGCCGGGTCCGTCACCGTCCTGTACGGCACGCGCGCCGGGCGGCGGCTCACCCAGGACAGCCCCGGCGTGCCCGGCGAGGCGGAGACCGGGGACGCGTTCGGCTCGGCGCTGGCGGCCGGGGACTTCGACGGCGACCACTGCGCCGACCTGGCCGTGGGCGTCTCCGAGGAGGACCGCTCCCGGCCGGGCGCCGACGGCCACGGCGCCGTGCAGATCTTCCACGGCTCCCCGGCCGGGCTGCGTCCCGGCGAGATGATCGACGCCGGGGATCTGGGCCGCAGGCGCGGCCCGGACCGGTTCGGCGCCGCGCTGGCCGCCGGGGACCTGGACGGCGACGGGGACGACGAGCTGGCCGTCGGCGTGCCCGGCCTGGGCGGGGGCGGCGTCGGGGTGTACGGCCTCAAGGGCCGCCGGCCGCAGGTGATCGACCAGGACAGCGGCTGGGTCGGGCAGGACGCCAAGGCGACCGACCAGTTCGGGGCGGTGCTGGCGGCCGGGGACTTCGACGGCGACGGCCGCGCCGAGATCGCGGTGGGCGCGCCCGGCGACACGTTCCTGAAGCGGAACGGCCAGGGGTCGGTCACCGTGCTCGACGTCCGCCGCAGGAGGGCGGCCCTGCTCACCCAGGACAGCCCGGGGATCGCCGGCCTCGGCGAGGCGTGGGACGCCTTCGGCGCGGCGCTGGCCACCGGCGACTTCGACGCCGACGGCCACGACGACCTGGCGATCGGGGTGCCGGGCGAGGGGCTGACCGACGACCAGCGGGCGATGGACTACGGCGACGGCACCGTGGACGTGGTCTACGGCTCGCGTTCCGGGCTGCGGACCGCGACCTCCGAGGCCTGGTCGCAACGGTCTCTCAAGGGCGAGCCCCGCTACTTCGACCGGTTCGGCGCCGCGCTGGCCGCCGGGGACCTCAACGGCGACGGGGACGACGAGCTGGCCGTCGGCGTGCCCGGAGAGAACGCCGTCCAGGTGCTCGCCGGCGGCCGCTCCGGCGGCCTGAGCCGGGCGGGCAACGTGCTGGTCACCGGCCAGGGCGGCGACTTCGGCGCCGCCCTGGCCGCAGTCCCGGGCCGGGGTCTGGCCGTGGCCGCCCCGGGCGACGGCAGGCTCACCCTGCTGCGGACGGCGGTGCGCAAGGGCGCGTACACGGGGGTGCGCCCGGCGGCGGCGGAGACCTTGGCCACCGCCGCCGGGGACTCGCTCTTCGGCTACGCGCTCACAGGACCCGCGACCTCGCCTTGA